The Dermacentor variabilis isolate Ectoservices unplaced genomic scaffold, ASM5094787v1 scaffold_13, whole genome shotgun sequence region ccAGCACTTTCACTTCCGCGGACTGCACTCTGAAACCCGATATTCTATTGTCATTCTTGATTTTCCTACAAAGCGGCTCTAGGTAAATCGCGAATTAAAGAGGCGACAAACCACACCCCTGGCGCACAGATGACCGGACGCTAAAGGTTTTGGTAACCTCCTTGTTTATAATGAGGCTGGCGGTACAGTCTTGATAGCACATCTTTACCCCATCTAAGATCAAATCCCCTACCTTTATGTGTTCTAGAATACTGAAAAGAATTTTATGGGCCACACGGTCGAAAGCCTTTTGCATATCTAACTGTAACATGGCACAGTGTTCACCTAGGTCATTACAGTATTCTAAAATACTTCTGGCAATATGAATGTTTGTGTTGATAGACCTTCCTTTAATGCCGCATGTTTGATGCGACCCTACTATTCTGGTCACCACTCCCTGTAATCGCTTTCCGAGCACTCTTGTAAATATCTTATAGTCTACATTCATTAGTGATATCGGCCGGTAAGCATCGACAGCTAACAATTTTTCTGGGTCCTCGGATTTCGGTATCAGAACtacgtgcgatgtccgaaaagaaggaggAACCTGTTTTTGCTCATAGGCCTCCTTAAACAACCGTAACAGGATCTCACTGACATCTCTTTTGAAGGCTTTATAAAAGGCCGCTCCGAGTCCATCGGGTCCCGGAGACTTGCCTACAACTAAATCATCTATGGCTCCTTCCACTTCGGTGATGCTCAGAGGCCACTCCAGACGCTTTTGAATGTCTTCCTCTAATTGCGGCATGTTTGACAAAAAGTCCGTCTTGAattcttctgtgacgtctttaacAGTCCCGAATAATTTGCTATAATGATCAAGAAATGCCTCTTCAATTTTTGAGGTTGGCTCGTGATCTCGTTCTCGTATTGAATCATTCTGATTTCATTTCGCCTCGCGTATGCCTTTTCGTCAGATAAGGCTCGTTTAGAAGGTGTCTCACCTAGCCAAACCCTTTCAGCTCGTGCCCTTATAACTGCTCCTTTGAACTTCTCTTCTTCGATAAGCTCAAGCTGGCTTTTCAGTTGtcttatttcttttgttcggctccCAGGTCTCCCGCTTTCCACGGTGTACAAAAAATCAAGCTCACGTtggatttcattttcttttttccttttaataAATTTCTCTTTAGTGGCTTCTTCTATAGCACTCATCTTGACTCCCTGTTTAAAGTTCTCCCATAATTCTAGCACGTTGCCATCTTCGGCTTCGATCAAATTATCTAACTTTTGCTTCACGCTTTCACAAAAGGATTCGTTCATTAACAGCCCATCGTTGAACTTCCACAACTTCCAGTTAAacttcgattttctttctttggtaCCTACACTAAAAGTTACAAGGCTGTGATCGCTGAATGAGACGTGTTTCACACTATAGCTGCCACACATCGGAACAAGCTCCAGTGCGACATACCCTCTATCTAGCCTTGCGTGACTTTGCCCTTGAAAATGTGTGAATGCAGGCGTGCCAGTAGAACACAGGAAATTACCGACGTCATCAAGATTAGATTCTTGCACTAGTGGGTTTAAAAGTAAAGCACTTTTGTCATGCACTGGAAGGTTTTTCACTCGATCGGCCGCgtaacatacacaattaaaatctccTAGCAATACGACTTTCCTGTCACACTGTAAATGCTGATTTACTGTCTCAAAGAAAGGCACACGCTCACTTTCAGTGTTTGGGGCGTAGACACATATCACGCGCCAACCTACACCCAAAAAGGAAAAATCCACAAAAACCAGTCTTCCACTTTCACAAGAAAAGACCCCTTCTTCTCTAATTCCCAGGTTGTTTCTAATGAAGATAGCGCACCCCGCGGAAATCCCAACAGCATGTGATACACAAACATTGTATCTATTGCGAAACTGCAGCACCGTGCGATCCGTTTGTTCCTCACTTtctatctttgtctcctgcaccGCTGCTATATCAACATCTGTTTCTAAGAAAAGCCGGCTAAGCTGGTATtgccgctttttggcacaaagacCGCGGACATTTAGAGTAGCAAAACGAAGTGCAGTGTTTTGAGCCATTGTTATGTTTTTTGAAGAACAAACGAACCGCATGGTACCCACCTCATGCGTCTTGGGCCAAAGCTGCCTTCGCCTTTTGCACAAGCCTTCCGCAGCTGCCATGGCAGCCTTAGGAAGGCACAGTTGATGTCCCTGTCATAGCGTTCCATCGTCCCTTGAGTTTGGCTTGATCACTAGGTGGCCTAGATGAGACGCCGCGAAGCACACGCTCTCGCGGCTACGTCGGCGGCGTCTCCGCCGCCCTCCGGTCCGGAGGTATGTTCGGACGCGGCCTCAGCGTTGACCGCCGAATGATCGCAGCCTTTGGCGGCGGTCCTTCCGAGATCCTTGCAGCCAGGGCCTCATGCTCGTCCAGCGTAGCGTCGTGGCCGCGCTTGGAGACTGAGGCTCCGCTTGTTCCCTCGCTTACTTCCATGACTGCTGGCTCCTCAGGTGACTTCGACGGCTTTGAGGCATCCTGCACTTTCACGACGCCGGTGgcgtcgccagctgcgtcgctcaGCTTTCGGCTTTCCTTGTTAACACTTGCGTCGTGGGGCATGTCGGGCGGGATTAACGTTGCCGCATCAAGTTCCTCGAGCTTCGGCGTTGCTTCGCTTGCGGCTTCTTCAGCGTCAGCCTCGTCCAtgacgagttccgcagtgtcttCTCCTCCAACCGGCCCCGCAACACTTGCGTAAGTCTTCACGCACTGAGATTCTTCGTGTCCAAAACGACGGCAGTGCGTGCAGCGAGGAACTCGGCATTCTCGTCTGATATGGCCCTTACTGTGACACCGCAGGCACAATGGCGCTCTCCAAGGCGCGACTAGGAGGGCCATGTCACCGGCTACGCGAAGCTGGTGTGGAAGGTCATCAACCTTAATGCCGTTATGGAGCTTGAGGCGCACCAGGCGTGTCGTCGACCCCTTGTCTTGGATCCCTTGAACTCTCCACTTTTCCTTCGAGACCTCGGTCCCCTTTCCGAACGGAGCAAGCGCTACACGCACATCTTCGTCggccacattgaaaagaagcCAGTGAAGCTTCAAACGCACGTCCTGGTTTGCCGGATCAATAACCAAACAACGTTGGCCCTTCACCTTCATTTCGCCGCATTCCAAAGCTTTCTTCATCCCTTCCATGCTCTTGAAAGTCACAGCCCATACGTGGCTCATCTGGTATGCTCCCAACGCTACCACTTCAGGGAGCAAACC contains the following coding sequences:
- the LOC142566585 gene encoding uncharacterized protein LOC142566585, with protein sequence MGSQAAVVAANSGRGDRIDGMNTEGYEVVLPTLPSGRSVLNTLFLHADVRSRPYRVEHFRDTLARLGLLPEVVALGAYQMSHVWAVTFKSMEGMKKALECGEMKVKGQRCLVIDPANQDVRLKLHWLLFNVADEDVRVALAPFGKGTEVSKEKWRVQGIQDKGSTTRLVRLKLHNGIKVDDLPHQLRVAGDMALLVAPWRAPLCLRCHSKGHIRRECRVPRCTHCRRFGHEESQCVKTYASVAGPVGGEDTAELVMDEADAEEAASEATPKLEELDAATLIPPDMPHDASVNKESRKLSDAAGDATGVVKVQDASKPSKSPEEPAVMEVSEGTSGASVSKRGHDATLDEHEALAARISEGPPPKAAIIRRSTLRPRPNIPPDRRAAETPPT